In Saprospiraceae bacterium, one DNA window encodes the following:
- a CDS encoding caspase family protein: protein MQYAHRDAFAFEKWLKSASGGHVPKENIKVLLNDGATLAQFGAALDWLLEICKTDDQAIIYFSGHGDVETRTRFQPGFLLCWDAPPKVYTAGGAYGLFYLQDLISTLSIDRSVRVIVISDACHSGKLAGSNIGGPQATAQSLSQQYANEIKILSCQPDEVSIEGVSWGGGRGVFSYHLVEGLTGLADSNLDRNVSLSELDRYLEKWVIEETQPHRQTPVIVGNRQSIVALVNDSSLVALRKT, encoded by the coding sequence TTGCAATATGCACACCGTGATGCATTCGCATTTGAAAAGTGGTTAAAAAGTGCGTCCGGAGGACATGTGCCGAAAGAAAATATAAAAGTGTTATTGAATGATGGGGCAACTTTGGCACAATTTGGGGCAGCTTTGGATTGGTTATTAGAAATCTGTAAAACTGATGATCAAGCGATCATTTATTTCAGTGGACATGGAGATGTTGAAACGAGAACGCGTTTTCAACCCGGGTTTCTATTGTGTTGGGATGCCCCACCTAAAGTATATACAGCTGGTGGAGCATATGGCTTATTTTATTTACAAGACCTGATTTCAACTTTATCCATAGACAGATCAGTTCGGGTAATAGTCATATCGGATGCATGTCATTCAGGAAAATTAGCTGGCTCAAATATTGGTGGGCCTCAGGCAACGGCCCAATCATTAAGTCAGCAATATGCAAATGAAATTAAAATATTATCATGTCAACCCGATGAAGTTTCAATTGAAGGAGTTTCATGGGGAGGTGGCCGGGGAGTATTTTCGTATCACTTGGTTGAGGGTCTTACGGGTCTTGCCGATTCAAATTTGGATCGTAATGTTTCACTTTCAGAATTAGATCGGTATTTGGAAAAATGGGTTATTGAAGAAACACAACCGCATAGGCAAACACCTGTAATAGTTGGTAACAGGCAATCCATAGTTGCACTTGTTAACGACAGTAGTTTAGTGGCATTGAGGAAAACATAA